One window from the genome of Pyrus communis chromosome 16, drPyrComm1.1, whole genome shotgun sequence encodes:
- the LOC137721204 gene encoding probable trehalose-phosphate phosphatase J, whose protein sequence is MTKQNVVVSEADAEIMNMAISVAVANSSLFTSVAEKPPVGPPGYISISRKRFMNLKNLDSFNGAERMNSRVDSMRASSPTHIKPSSFLKEDWILHHPSALDMFEQIIDASKGKQIVMFLDYDGTLSPIVEDPDRAFMSDAMRKTVKKVARCFPTAIVSGRCRDKVYKFVRLAELYYAGSHGMDIQGPAKGSKYMKVCQGVLCQPASEFLPMIDEVYRLLVDKTKSTPGAKVENNKFCLSVHFRCVDEKKWNELFMQVRSILKEYSMLKLTQGRKVLEIRPTIKWDKGKALEFILESLGYANCTDVFPVYIGDDRTDEDAFKVLRERGQGFGILVSKVPKETNATYSLQEPAEVMDFLQRLVEWKRQSVRAHANL, encoded by the exons ATGACGAAGCAGAATGTGGTAGTTTCCGAAGCCGATGCCGAAATCATGAATATGGCGATATCGGTGGCCGTCGCCAACTCTTCCCTTTTCACGTCGGTGGCGGAAAAGCCTCCGGTGGGACCTCCAGGGTACATCTCCATTTCGAGAAAGAGGTTCATGAACTTGAAGAACCTAGACAGTTTCAATGGAGCTGAAAGAATGAACTCTCGGGTGGACTCAATGAGAGCTTCTTCTCCCACTCATATAAAGCCCTCATCTTTTCTGAAAGAAGACTGGATT CTTCATCACCCATCAGCCTTGGACATGTTTGAGCAGATTATCGATGCTTCGAAAGGGAAGCAAATAGTTATGTTTTTGGACTATGACGGCACACTGTCACCCATAGTTGAAGACCCAGATCGAGCTTTCATGTCTGATGCA ATGAGAAAGACAGTGAAGAAagttgctagatgttttcccaCTGCCATAGTGAGTGGAAGATGCAGAGATAAG GTTTACAAATTTGTAAGGTTGGCAGAGCTGTACTATGCTGGTAGCCATGGAATGGATATTCAAGGTCCAGCGAAAGGTTCCAAATACATGAAG GTTTGTCAAGGTGTTCTTTGCCAGCCAGCAAGTGAGTTCCTTCCAATGATTGATGAGGTTTACAGACTGCTTGTTGACAAGACCAAATCGACTCCTGGAGCCAAAGTGGAGAACAACAAATTCTGCCTCTCTGTGCACTTTCGATGTGTTGATGAAAAG AAATGGAACGAACTGTTCATGCAAGTTAGATCAATTCTGAAGGAGTATTCAATGCTCAAACTTACCCAAGGAAGAaag GTCTTAGAAATCCGTCCAACCATCAAATGGGACAAAGGGAAGGCTCTTGAATTTATACTGGAGTCACTTG GATATGCCAATTGCACGGATGTATTTCCTGTATATATTGGAGATGATCGAACGGATGAGGATGCATTCAAGGTATTAAGAGAAAGAGGACAAGGTTTTGGCATTTTGGTGTCAAAAGTTCCCAAGGAAACCAACGCAACTTATTCTTTACAAGAACCAGCTGAG GTTATGGACTTTCTTCAGAGATTGGTTGAGTGGAAACGACAATCAGTACGGGCCCATGCTAATCTGTAA